A single genomic interval of Methylocystis sp. IM3 harbors:
- a CDS encoding multiheme c-type cytochrome, with translation MLKFGAVLRRRLCVGLLALVGAAMAALAPASAETPDETYKALGLSKTATPKELYDALEKRYHDEAQGAGKGSLSKFWEPIPISKYLNPHTFYKPPQTVDVDATRAQCVECHQQTTPGWAHSWQKSVHGNLDEIRNLPDSDSRAYKKAMIKEVEANLQSMGALKSGENLKEVGCIDCHVGVGKDHGQHKTELKMPDAAACGQCHVQQFAERESERDTFTWPQDQWKPGHPSHALSYKANVENAIWAAMEQREVAEGCTFCHTPQTTCNSCHTRHEFSAVEARKPQACAQCHNGVDHNEFEGYMLSKHGTVYQARGDQWDWNARLADALDKGNMNAPTCQFCHMEYQGKFTHNMVRKARWAFMPMPKIADNLNHPWFTQRKESWVSTCSNCHSDSFARAYLDGMDKGVISGLDITEKSRSVLVKLYNDKLLPGQTTNRPAPPAPEKDEPGGFFQLFWQKGNNPSAVEYEFAEMWEHHQIKHYKALAHMNPGGYTYSEGWSQLIKSAARINDEDTRLREAAAIRAELKRISGVKHGGLYDLDSPARRAWAAGLGALAVLVGGGLLFKRDRKKA, from the coding sequence ATGTTGAAATTTGGAGCGGTTCTTCGCCGTCGCTTATGCGTCGGCTTACTTGCGCTTGTCGGCGCGGCAATGGCGGCGCTTGCGCCCGCTTCGGCGGAAACGCCTGATGAAACCTACAAGGCGCTCGGCCTCTCCAAAACAGCGACGCCCAAGGAGCTCTACGACGCGCTGGAGAAGCGCTATCACGACGAGGCCCAGGGGGCCGGCAAGGGATCGCTCTCGAAATTCTGGGAGCCGATCCCGATTTCCAAATATCTGAACCCTCACACATTCTATAAGCCGCCGCAGACCGTCGACGTCGACGCCACGCGCGCCCAATGCGTCGAGTGTCACCAGCAGACGACTCCCGGCTGGGCGCATAGCTGGCAGAAGAGCGTCCACGGCAATCTGGACGAGATCCGCAACCTGCCGGACAGCGACTCGCGCGCCTACAAGAAGGCGATGATCAAGGAGGTCGAGGCCAATCTTCAGTCGATGGGCGCGCTGAAAAGCGGAGAAAACCTGAAAGAGGTCGGCTGCATCGACTGCCATGTCGGCGTCGGCAAGGATCATGGCCAGCACAAGACCGAACTGAAGATGCCGGACGCCGCCGCCTGCGGCCAGTGCCATGTGCAGCAATTCGCCGAGCGCGAGTCCGAGCGCGACACCTTCACCTGGCCGCAGGATCAGTGGAAGCCCGGCCATCCGTCGCACGCGCTCTCCTACAAGGCCAATGTCGAGAACGCCATCTGGGCGGCGATGGAGCAGCGCGAGGTCGCGGAAGGCTGCACCTTCTGCCACACGCCGCAGACGACCTGTAACTCCTGCCATACGCGCCACGAATTCTCGGCGGTCGAAGCCCGCAAGCCGCAGGCCTGCGCGCAATGCCACAATGGCGTCGACCACAATGAATTCGAGGGCTACATGCTCTCGAAGCACGGCACGGTCTATCAGGCCCGCGGCGATCAGTGGGACTGGAACGCCCGCCTCGCCGACGCGCTGGACAAGGGCAATATGAACGCCCCGACCTGCCAGTTCTGCCACATGGAGTATCAGGGCAAGTTCACGCACAACATGGTGCGCAAGGCGCGCTGGGCCTTCATGCCGATGCCCAAGATCGCCGACAATCTGAACCACCCCTGGTTCACCCAGCGCAAGGAATCCTGGGTCTCGACCTGCTCCAACTGTCACTCCGACAGTTTCGCCCGCGCTTATCTCGACGGCATGGACAAGGGCGTGATTTCGGGTCTGGACATCACCGAGAAGTCGCGCAGCGTTCTCGTGAAGCTCTACAACGACAAGCTTCTGCCCGGCCAGACGACGAACCGCCCCGCCCCGCCCGCGCCCGAGAAGGACGAGCCCGGCGGATTCTTCCAGCTCTTCTGGCAGAAGGGCAACAACCCCTCGGCCGTGGAATATGAATTCGCCGAGATGTGGGAGCACCATCAGATCAAGCATTACAAGGCGCTCGCCCACATGAACCCCGGCGGATACACCTATTCCGAGGGCTGGTCGCAGCTCATCAAGAGCGCCGCGCGCATCAACGACGAGGACACGCGTCTGCGCGAGGCGGCGGCAATCCGCGCGGAGCTCAAGCGCATCTCCGGCGTCAAGCACGGCGGTCTCTACGATCTCGACTCGCCCGCGCGGCGCGCCTGGGCGGCGGGACTCGGCGCCCTCGCGGTGCTCGTCGGCGGCGGCCTCTTGTTCAAGAGGGATCGCAAGAAGGCGTGA
- the haoB gene encoding hydroxylamine oxidation protein HaoB, with amino-acid sequence MKNIVGAALVVAGLGLIGWAGYSALQPVSHYALSLATAPADEAKEVASLGLPPEALQHVEITSPDERRPIANGLVAREGERLAPIVWRNEVTEPILFADISASDAAKVLAAIREHAPEDAVILAWWDLSRAIRAATKRNAPLDDPQARGLLIPPTWTEAGPVERRRWGAGAAPQSAESFGEFIDALLSDEATGAAALARLAGGKRAFVAVHISDIWKAAAARPERLSIGYKDFPSSGVSHGVIKSATQWMREQKIDGGFAVEPMGGATRLHYFQRKGDESALIAKLLPFSTSNPMQLEKLALVYQHKGWWVYELRGS; translated from the coding sequence ATGAAAAACATCGTCGGCGCCGCGCTCGTCGTGGCGGGCCTCGGCCTCATCGGCTGGGCCGGCTACTCGGCCCTCCAGCCCGTTTCCCACTACGCGCTCAGCCTGGCAACGGCTCCCGCCGACGAGGCGAAAGAGGTCGCCAGCCTCGGCCTGCCGCCAGAAGCGTTGCAGCACGTCGAAATCACGAGTCCGGACGAGCGCCGGCCCATCGCCAACGGCCTTGTGGCGCGGGAAGGCGAACGGCTGGCGCCGATCGTCTGGCGCAACGAGGTCACGGAGCCGATCCTCTTCGCCGACATCTCGGCGTCGGATGCGGCCAAGGTGCTCGCCGCCATCCGCGAGCACGCGCCCGAAGACGCGGTCATCCTCGCCTGGTGGGATCTCTCGCGGGCCATTCGCGCCGCCACGAAGAGGAATGCGCCGCTCGACGATCCGCAGGCGCGCGGGCTTCTCATTCCGCCGACATGGACGGAAGCCGGACCCGTCGAGCGCCGGCGCTGGGGCGCGGGCGCAGCGCCGCAGTCGGCGGAGAGCTTCGGCGAATTCATCGATGCGCTTCTTTCCGACGAAGCTACAGGAGCAGCGGCGCTCGCCAGGCTCGCGGGCGGCAAGCGGGCGTTCGTCGCCGTGCATATTTCCGACATATGGAAAGCCGCGGCCGCGCGCCCTGAGCGTCTTTCGATCGGCTACAAGGACTTCCCCTCCTCGGGCGTGTCGCATGGCGTCATCAAATCGGCGACGCAATGGATGCGCGAGCAGAAGATCGACGGCGGCTTCGCGGTCGAACCGATGGGCGGCGCCACGCGTCTTCATTACTTCCAGCGAAAGGGCGACGAGAGCGCGCTGATCGCGAAGCTCCTGCCCTTCTCCACATCGAACCCGATGCAGCTCGAGAAGCTGGCGCTCGTCTACCAGCACAAGGGCTGGTGGGTTTACGAGCTGCGCGGCTCTTGA
- a CDS encoding GNAT family N-acetyltransferase — protein sequence MGLAEEDLPQVILESLFLLPRMTGDGDPLPISGVRGWISGRPTPYLNRVGLKNKVDADSKIAEVIEFFRANGKGFTLVLGPGEINAGLGAKLLSKGLRPARFCSLGGMYCTIQHRRACDSIILKPVELDRIENVTDIIARSYGIDPRDVEGIWGAKVLPPALDWQLYVACLNDAAQTPVGFGASALVENGRVLLLRGSGVLPEYRKRGIYRELALQRMALALEQGVEQAIVQSARSSSHAVLKSIGFKEVCSIELYEWSPACCSVSC from the coding sequence ATGGGACTTGCTGAAGAAGATTTACCGCAAGTTATTCTGGAATCTCTGTTCCTGCTTCCTAGAATGACAGGAGACGGCGACCCCTTGCCCATCTCAGGAGTAAGAGGGTGGATCTCTGGACGTCCGACCCCCTACCTGAACCGCGTGGGACTGAAAAATAAAGTAGATGCTGACAGCAAAATTGCTGAAGTCATCGAGTTTTTCAGAGCTAACGGCAAGGGTTTTACGCTTGTGCTTGGACCCGGAGAGATCAATGCCGGCTTGGGAGCCAAGCTGCTCTCCAAGGGATTGAGACCTGCCCGTTTCTGCTCCCTGGGGGGGATGTATTGCACAATCCAGCATAGACGCGCTTGCGATTCCATCATTCTCAAACCAGTCGAACTCGACAGGATCGAGAATGTCACGGACATCATCGCGCGGTCCTACGGAATCGATCCTCGTGACGTCGAAGGGATCTGGGGCGCCAAGGTTCTCCCTCCAGCTTTAGATTGGCAATTGTACGTTGCTTGTCTCAATGATGCGGCTCAAACGCCAGTTGGATTCGGCGCTTCAGCTCTGGTTGAGAATGGCCGAGTATTGTTGTTGCGAGGTTCAGGAGTGCTGCCGGAGTATCGGAAAAGGGGAATTTACCGTGAGTTGGCCCTGCAACGAATGGCGCTTGCCCTGGAACAGGGTGTCGAACAGGCAATTGTGCAATCGGCGCGCAGTTCGTCGCATGCGGTTCTGAAAAGCATCGGCTTCAAGGAGGTATGCTCGATAGAGTTGTACGAATGGTCGCCTGCGTGCTGTAGCGTCAGTTGCTGA
- a CDS encoding Rap1a/Tai family immunity protein yields MRKRYAVFLSLAILGTPDAEAEEDFNSGNSYLEPCRKAALAEHIRADIFEAMKIGYCMGTVETILSVSPSVGVCAPKGATNSQAIRVVTRYLDQHPEKTNEDFRFLTRDALTEAWPCRNRR; encoded by the coding sequence ATGAGAAAACGGTATGCCGTATTTTTGAGTTTAGCGATTCTAGGCACCCCGGATGCAGAAGCCGAAGAGGATTTTAACTCAGGAAACTCCTACCTCGAACCTTGTAGGAAAGCCGCCCTCGCCGAACACATTCGCGCCGACATCTTCGAAGCGATGAAAATCGGCTACTGTATGGGAACAGTCGAGACCATCCTTTCAGTCAGCCCGTCAGTCGGCGTGTGCGCCCCAAAGGGCGCAACTAACAGCCAAGCTATAAGGGTTGTCACGCGTTACTTGGACCAACACCCCGAGAAGACCAACGAGGATTTTAGGTTCCTTACGCGAGACGCTTTGACGGAAGCGTGGCCATGTCGCAACCGGCGGTGA
- a CDS encoding AMP-binding protein, whose amino-acid sequence MHSPPIEKKSRPYFPHVFLEEHAEQAPESIAIVFRDRRITYGQLDREAHDIGQMLAGEGVGPNVVVGLYMPRSPELIFAVMGIYKSGGACAFLRFDDSSERTDDAIAQLRPRLILSTRSCLPRLHNVSCRVICLDELDRETVPRQSSFTAPACATLSENDVASVFLTSGSRGKPKAVPIPFGRIPVRDRPQSGQHRYVLKTDSGTTFTRAEIVHPILAGGAVYIAPLGMERDAGGFVEYLIENEITHLISTPTFLQLLTLQDNFRACKFLRSVICSGETVPGAMVSAFFQKVNAELTIVYGCTEAPSISSLTLKSNMQGVISVGKPSEFTEIHILDENMRPVPMGEEGEICVGGSIAKGYLDDPALADEKFFTYFDQDKKGKRLFRTGDIGKWLQGGDLQIIGRRDDQVKVRGYRFHLSEIENRILEHPGVRVCAVVDHEHEIYGKRIVGFYGRKSESNLRTDDLRRFLRQLVPPEMIPHTFIEVSDLPLTANGKIDRSELRRRPAVSSSPLTSFQSPDAFERLVVCLWERVIEHPIRDADVNFFDLGGDSFSFSLMKSEFERQFGIGFPDIALSDLTIRRLTSALRLGQKRSAIPLPIPLKSGTRRPIFFAPYGYDQWGLGGCYFYLLTSKLDIEQPVYELAPPESTHRQPSIRAIALDCVKSIKAVQPQGPYILAGYSNGGVVAFDIAQLLAADGDTVERLILIDTYMPSAYHKSVWLKGIAATLKGKKVQLRSRMVFLIKQFFLGRWMSPSKELDKLNCFISRTYSPLKYHGRVDFLYAGESSSWRVSHDLLGWHGLLCGNVRLRRFEGNHLGPISMPVAAKVSEEIQRLLESDD is encoded by the coding sequence ATGCACTCACCGCCAATCGAGAAAAAAAGCCGCCCTTACTTTCCGCACGTCTTTCTTGAAGAACATGCCGAGCAGGCGCCGGAATCCATAGCGATCGTCTTTCGAGACCGTCGAATTACGTACGGTCAGTTAGACCGGGAGGCTCACGATATTGGCCAAATGCTCGCAGGTGAAGGCGTCGGGCCAAACGTCGTCGTAGGGCTGTATATGCCAAGGAGTCCCGAGCTCATATTCGCCGTCATGGGGATATATAAATCGGGAGGAGCTTGCGCATTTCTCCGGTTCGACGATTCTTCCGAAAGAACCGATGATGCGATTGCGCAGCTACGTCCCCGCCTGATTCTTTCAACTCGTTCCTGCTTACCCCGACTGCACAATGTCAGTTGCAGAGTCATCTGCTTGGATGAATTGGATAGGGAGACGGTTCCACGCCAGTCCTCATTTACTGCTCCCGCCTGTGCGACACTGAGCGAAAACGATGTCGCTAGCGTGTTTTTAACTTCTGGAAGCCGGGGAAAACCGAAAGCCGTGCCAATTCCATTCGGGAGGATTCCGGTGAGGGATCGCCCACAATCAGGCCAGCATCGATATGTGTTGAAAACAGACTCCGGAACAACTTTCACGAGAGCCGAAATCGTTCATCCCATTTTGGCTGGCGGCGCTGTTTACATAGCTCCTCTTGGAATGGAGCGCGACGCTGGGGGCTTCGTGGAATATCTCATCGAAAATGAGATCACCCATCTGATCAGCACGCCGACGTTTCTCCAGTTATTGACCCTCCAAGACAATTTTCGCGCCTGCAAGTTTCTCCGTTCCGTTATATGTTCCGGGGAGACGGTTCCCGGCGCCATGGTTTCTGCATTCTTTCAGAAGGTAAATGCAGAACTCACCATAGTATATGGTTGCACAGAAGCTCCCAGCATTTCGTCGTTGACGCTCAAATCCAACATGCAGGGAGTCATTTCGGTTGGGAAGCCGTCCGAATTTACCGAAATCCACATTCTCGACGAGAACATGCGTCCCGTTCCAATGGGAGAAGAAGGCGAGATTTGCGTGGGCGGCTCCATCGCAAAGGGGTATCTCGATGATCCAGCGCTCGCCGACGAAAAGTTTTTCACATATTTCGATCAGGATAAAAAGGGTAAGCGCCTTTTCAGGACAGGAGACATCGGTAAATGGTTGCAGGGAGGAGATCTGCAAATCATTGGGCGTCGAGACGACCAGGTGAAAGTGAGAGGCTACCGTTTTCATTTGAGTGAAATTGAAAATCGCATTTTGGAACACCCCGGAGTCCGCGTCTGTGCGGTAGTTGATCACGAGCACGAGATATATGGAAAACGAATTGTCGGGTTCTATGGACGCAAATCGGAAAGCAACCTTCGAACGGACGATTTGCGACGGTTTCTGAGGCAGCTTGTGCCTCCAGAAATGATTCCACACACCTTCATCGAAGTTTCCGACCTCCCGCTTACTGCGAACGGGAAAATTGACAGATCAGAACTCAGGCGACGCCCCGCTGTCTCCAGTAGTCCATTGACAAGCTTCCAGAGTCCAGATGCTTTTGAAAGATTGGTGGTTTGCCTTTGGGAGCGGGTTATTGAACACCCAATTCGAGACGCTGACGTCAATTTTTTCGATCTGGGCGGCGACTCGTTTTCATTCAGTTTGATGAAATCTGAGTTTGAAAGGCAGTTCGGGATTGGCTTTCCTGACATCGCTCTTTCTGATCTCACGATCAGGCGTCTGACCTCGGCTCTGCGTCTAGGACAAAAGAGGTCGGCGATCCCTCTGCCTATACCTCTGAAATCAGGAACGAGGAGGCCGATTTTCTTTGCTCCCTATGGTTACGATCAGTGGGGTCTCGGAGGGTGTTATTTCTACCTTCTCACCTCAAAACTTGATATTGAGCAGCCCGTCTATGAATTGGCGCCTCCAGAGTCGACGCACAGGCAACCAAGTATCAGAGCAATCGCTCTGGATTGCGTCAAATCCATCAAGGCCGTTCAACCGCAGGGGCCCTATATTTTGGCCGGCTATTCGAATGGGGGTGTTGTCGCATTCGACATTGCACAGCTTCTGGCGGCGGATGGCGACACTGTGGAGCGTCTCATATTGATCGACACTTATATGCCCTCAGCGTATCATAAGAGCGTTTGGCTGAAGGGAATTGCTGCAACTTTGAAGGGCAAAAAGGTGCAGTTGAGAAGTCGGATGGTCTTCCTCATCAAGCAGTTTTTTCTCGGCCGGTGGATGAGTCCTTCGAAAGAGTTGGATAAGTTGAACTGCTTTATCAGCAGGACTTACTCTCCTTTGAAATATCACGGCCGGGTGGATTTCCTGTATGCGGGCGAGAGTTCTTCGTGGCGAGTGAGCCATGATCTGCTTGGTTGGCATGGTTTGCTATGTGGGAATGTGCGACTCCGTAGATTCGAAGGGAACCATCTGGGCCCTATCTCCATGCCGGTCGCTGCGAAAGTCTCAGAGGAGATCCAACGACTCCTGGAAAGTGACGACTAG
- the pdxR gene encoding MocR-like pyridoxine biosynthesis transcription factor PdxR produces MSIATLGRPSPVVRSGHVQLSIILNESEKSTLQTQIFDQIRTMILNGQLRGDDPLPTTRELSAQLGVSRNTAVLAYERLIAEGYIRTKPYVGTFVSPDLPDTAFLSSAAETPAAPAATDEAQGSGVGEETLPQRTHRLADPNRRRLAADFWVGRPDARTFPMKAWSQHIKARLKSAGSKLTSYSDPAGLLELRQAIAKHLGPARGVVCDPDQIIIVGGCQDGFNLVGRLLVKPGSTAVVESPCYQGAAFVLESLGAKLHPVPIDKDGLDVTQLPHVKGAVAYVTPSHQYPVGVTMSLQRRIELLSWATQYDAYIMEDDYDSDFRFVGSPLTALKGLDRNERVIYLGTFSKCMGPGLRLGYVVAPRRLVDSFRRMKMLMNNGQSWLEQAAMADFMASGEFGRHLRRIRQLYRERRDALLGALHKHFGECEVYGEQAGMHLVWKLPEGFPSAEEVEAKGLAAGVGVCSLATGSALRFDKNDGGDRLLMFGFVALSEKEIEEGVSRLAQALKG; encoded by the coding sequence ATGAGCATCGCCACTCTCGGTCGTCCATCTCCAGTGGTCAGAAGCGGCCATGTGCAGCTGTCGATCATCCTGAACGAATCAGAAAAATCGACGCTTCAAACCCAGATCTTCGACCAGATCCGTACCATGATCCTGAACGGCCAGCTTCGCGGCGACGATCCGTTGCCGACGACGCGAGAACTGAGCGCGCAGCTTGGCGTTTCGCGCAATACGGCTGTTCTCGCCTATGAAAGGCTGATTGCGGAAGGCTATATCCGGACCAAGCCTTATGTCGGCACATTCGTTTCGCCCGACCTGCCGGATACAGCTTTCCTGTCCTCGGCGGCCGAGACGCCGGCGGCTCCGGCCGCAACCGACGAGGCGCAGGGTTCAGGGGTCGGGGAGGAGACGCTCCCTCAGCGCACGCATCGCCTCGCAGACCCGAATCGCCGCCGGCTCGCGGCGGATTTCTGGGTCGGCCGGCCAGATGCGCGAACCTTTCCGATGAAGGCCTGGTCGCAGCATATCAAGGCTCGGCTCAAGTCCGCAGGCTCCAAGCTCACGAGCTACAGCGACCCCGCCGGCCTTCTGGAGTTGCGCCAGGCGATCGCCAAACATCTCGGGCCCGCGCGCGGGGTGGTGTGCGATCCCGATCAAATCATCATCGTCGGCGGCTGCCAGGACGGTTTCAATCTTGTCGGGCGACTGCTCGTCAAACCGGGCTCCACGGCCGTCGTCGAGTCGCCCTGCTATCAGGGCGCGGCCTTCGTTCTCGAGAGTCTCGGCGCCAAGCTCCATCCGGTGCCGATCGACAAGGACGGGCTCGACGTCACCCAATTGCCGCATGTGAAGGGCGCCGTGGCTTATGTCACGCCGTCGCATCAATATCCCGTCGGCGTCACCATGAGCCTGCAAAGGCGTATCGAACTCCTGTCCTGGGCGACGCAATATGACGCCTATATCATGGAGGACGATTACGACAGCGACTTCCGCTTCGTCGGCTCGCCGCTGACGGCGCTGAAAGGCCTCGATCGCAACGAGCGCGTCATCTATCTCGGCACCTTCTCGAAATGCATGGGACCGGGGCTTCGGCTCGGCTATGTCGTGGCGCCGCGCCGTCTCGTGGACAGCTTCCGGCGCATGAAGATGCTCATGAACAATGGCCAGAGCTGGCTCGAGCAGGCGGCCATGGCCGATTTCATGGCGAGCGGCGAGTTCGGCCGCCACTTGCGCCGCATCCGCCAGCTCTACCGCGAGCGCCGCGACGCGCTGCTCGGCGCTCTGCACAAGCATTTCGGTGAATGCGAAGTCTATGGCGAGCAGGCCGGCATGCATCTCGTTTGGAAGCTGCCGGAGGGCTTTCCGAGCGCCGAAGAAGTGGAGGCCAAGGGGCTTGCGGCGGGCGTCGGCGTCTGTTCGCTGGCGACCGGCTCGGCCCTGCGTTTCGACAAGAACGACGGCGGCGACCGGCTTCTGATGTTCGGCTTCGTTGCGCTCTCCGAGAAGGAGATCGAGGAAGGCGTCTCCAGGCTCGCTCAGGCGCTGAAGGGATAA
- a CDS encoding bestrophin-like domain has translation MLDDTPLWATFLLSVALFAAMSEIGHKLGLENGREANVTTLEASVLGLLALMLSFTFAMAVTRFDERRSAMLKEANAIGTAALRARLLPAPQGAASLDLLKDYVAIRVELTHSQAALAPLSAAVARSNDLQERLWRIARAAEAKDSAMVPTGLYIQALNDVIDAQEIRLTAFRHRVPRIVIFALYGIAAVGIGFSGYSSGLERRSWRLPVYLVNILVASVILLIQDIDRPDSGSVRVSAEPLMDTANSIAGFSAERVQRPALAR, from the coding sequence ATGCTTGATGACACGCCGCTTTGGGCCACCTTTCTCTTGAGCGTCGCGCTCTTTGCCGCCATGTCGGAAATCGGCCACAAGCTCGGGCTCGAGAACGGCCGGGAAGCGAATGTCACCACTCTGGAGGCGTCTGTCCTCGGACTTCTGGCGCTGATGCTCAGCTTTACCTTTGCGATGGCCGTGACGCGGTTCGACGAACGCCGCAGCGCCATGCTGAAGGAAGCCAACGCCATCGGAACAGCAGCGCTTCGCGCGCGGCTGCTGCCGGCGCCGCAGGGCGCCGCAAGCCTGGACCTGCTGAAAGACTATGTCGCCATCCGGGTCGAGCTCACGCATTCTCAAGCCGCGCTCGCACCGCTGAGCGCCGCCGTCGCGCGGTCGAATGACCTTCAGGAACGTCTTTGGAGGATTGCGCGGGCCGCAGAGGCGAAGGACAGCGCCATGGTCCCGACTGGTCTTTACATTCAGGCTCTGAATGACGTCATCGACGCCCAGGAAATCCGCCTCACCGCCTTTCGCCACCGTGTCCCGCGCATCGTGATCTTTGCGCTCTATGGCATTGCCGCCGTCGGCATCGGTTTTTCGGGATATTCCAGTGGCCTCGAGCGCAGAAGCTGGCGGCTCCCGGTCTATCTCGTCAATATTCTGGTCGCCTCGGTCATTCTGCTCATTCAGGACATCGACCGGCCGGACTCAGGCTCGGTTCGAGTCAGCGCCGAACCCCTCATGGACACCGCCAATTCCATCGCCGGCTTTTCCGCCGAACGCGTCCAGCGTCCGGCATTGGCGCGATAA
- a CDS encoding alpha/beta hydrolase produces MRKLGLFLLSCALVAPAPAAWDKIRPSCADPQSAAADNAVPGPRRVPARVLPVPGDVSLQLQALIRAPYPPNVLAPPPSTKEEWAALDRRFDSEWSKTLAALRKSLKVGVEPTTIAGVKAYLVTPADLPANNRNRLLLHIHGGGYVAGGGEAATSEAIMMAGIGHYRVISVDYRLPPEAPFPAALDDVLAVWDSLAQTVKPQNMAVFGASAGGGLALAMVLRAKDEGLPLPAAVAASTPWSDLNKVGDSYYANEYVDNTLVTWDGWLSAAAQLYANGRDLKHPYLSPVYGDFKNFPPTILTAGTRDLFLSNAVRVHRKMRRAGVVADLNVYEGMSHAQYAGPDMPESREIFEDITRFFDGRLGR; encoded by the coding sequence GTGAGAAAACTCGGTCTTTTCCTTCTGTCCTGCGCGCTTGTCGCGCCCGCGCCTGCAGCATGGGACAAAATCCGTCCCTCCTGCGCCGATCCGCAATCCGCCGCGGCGGATAACGCCGTGCCTGGGCCGCGCAGGGTTCCGGCCCGCGTTCTTCCCGTGCCCGGCGATGTGAGCCTGCAATTGCAGGCTCTTATCCGCGCCCCATACCCGCCCAATGTCCTCGCGCCGCCGCCGAGCACCAAGGAAGAGTGGGCGGCGCTCGACAGGCGATTCGATTCAGAGTGGTCGAAAACGCTCGCCGCCTTGCGCAAATCGCTCAAGGTGGGGGTCGAGCCGACGACGATCGCGGGGGTGAAAGCCTATTTGGTGACTCCCGCCGATCTGCCGGCAAATAACCGGAACCGCCTGCTGCTCCACATCCATGGCGGCGGATATGTCGCGGGCGGCGGCGAAGCGGCGACCTCTGAAGCGATCATGATGGCTGGGATCGGCCATTACCGGGTGATCTCGGTTGATTATCGCTTGCCGCCTGAGGCGCCTTTCCCGGCGGCGCTCGACGACGTGCTGGCGGTCTGGGACTCTCTTGCCCAGACGGTCAAACCGCAGAACATGGCGGTCTTCGGAGCGTCCGCGGGCGGGGGGCTCGCGCTGGCAATGGTTCTGCGCGCCAAGGACGAGGGGCTGCCCCTGCCGGCGGCGGTGGCTGCGTCAACGCCCTGGTCTGATCTCAACAAGGTCGGCGACAGCTATTACGCCAACGAATACGTCGACAACACGCTGGTCACGTGGGACGGGTGGCTCTCCGCTGCGGCGCAGCTCTACGCCAATGGGCGCGATCTGAAGCATCCGTATCTGTCGCCCGTGTACGGGGACTTCAAAAACTTTCCGCCCACGATTCTGACCGCGGGCACGCGCGATCTGTTTCTGTCCAACGCCGTCCGCGTTCATCGCAAGATGCGGCGCGCCGGCGTGGTCGCGGACCTCAATGTCTACGAAGGGATGAGCCACGCGCAATATGCGGGGCCAGACATGCCCGAGTCGCGGGAAATCTTCGAGGACATCACCCGATTTTTCGACGGGCGTCTGGGTCGGTGA